AATTTATCTAAACTACCTACATCTACTTGATTAATAGGTTTACCCTGTCTAACTAACACAGCTTCAACGGCTGCATTAGGTAGCATTTCCGGCGTAACTTGAAACTGAATTTGTGGTGCGCTTCCTTTAACTTTGGTAAGTTGTTGATAAATGGGTTGATCTTTGATTATGGCAAAATATAATTCTGCATCAGGATAGGGAGATTGAATTAAAGCGGTGGCAGTTTCCCCCACTTTAAACTCTTTTTTATCTAGCTTAACTTCTAAGACATTTTTATCTCTATCACCCCAAAATACTTCATTTCCTCCAGTTACCCAAATCTGTGCATCTGTAGCAGTTAATTCTGATTTGGCATCACTAAAATTAACCCTAATACGATATGCACCAGATTCAGTTGGTGTTAAATTTACTGATTGAGGGTTATTTGTAGATGTAATTTCTGTTTGGGCAACTGTTTTATACTCAACTTGATTTTTTGGTGTTTGGCTACCTTCTACCAATTGCGTAACACTGCTATATTTTATCTGTTGTAATTCTACATGTACACGTTGACCTGTGATTGGTTTCCCTGTAGGTTCAGTAACAACCACTTCAATAGGAAAAGCTTTCCCAGCATCAGCGATAAAATTATTTTTTAAGCCAATCAAACGATTACTAGGCAAAGCTGTAAAGGTTTTAGAATTAGCTACAGAAAGATTAGATACATCTGCAACTTGCACATCCACCTGGTAATTCATTGGATAAGGTAAATCCTTAGCCACAGTTACCGCCTGACTACTTTTACCATTAGCATCTAATTGGCTATTAGTTTGTGATACTTCAGTCGGGACAGTAGGAGTTTCTTCCGGCCAAAACCATTGGCGACCAAAAGTAAATTCTTCCCAACCTTTAGGGATAAAATTAGTCTGTTGGCGAGTCACGAAATATTTTGCTTCACCACCCTCTACAGGCGCACCAAATAAATAATTACTTGCTGTACTAATGCCAACTTGATCATCAATATAAGCGAATTGTTTGTCTAAGTTAACCTCGACTTTAAAGTTTGGTGGTTTAAACTCAGCTACGCGAAACTCTCCAGAAATCTCTAGTCCATTTTTGCCCTTAGCTTGAATTGTGTAGTAGCCTAAACGCTGATTTTTGTTAATTGGTAATTCTAGAGAGAATGTCCCGAATTCATTTGTCGTTTGCGTACCTAAATCAGTCTTCTGTCCATCGGTATTGATTAAAGTTAATTGATAAACAGCATTTTTATCTTGTTGAATTACTCCATTTTGTAAATAATCAGCCACCCCAGTAAACCAAGCTTTTTCTCCTGGTTGATATAACTGCCTATCTGAAAAAATTACCCCGCGTGACTCTGGTTTCCCATCTTGCCAACCTGCATCAATACCATATCCATAAATTCCACTATATTCTTCAGTTCTAGTAAAAGCCCAATCTTGATTTTCCTTGGCAATGACTAATAACTCTGGTGCTTTTTTACTAGAATTACATCGCTGCATCTCCTCACGATTAATTCTCAAAGTTCCATTTTCATCAGTTTTACCTACTGCACAAGGTACAGGTTCAGGACGAGATTTTGCTTGTAGGTTTGATTGATAAATTTCAATATTTGCCCCTTTAACTGGCGCACCATCTGTTAAATGATTTACGCGAATTAAACCAGACTCAGGGAACCATTGAGTAAAGACACCCAAATTCGTCAGTTCTACCAAGCCGTAAGTCGTAGGTTCTCGCCAAAGTTCTTTACCATTATCTAGATATTTATTAGTACGTGCTTGCACTCCATAGGCTAACATGCCAGTATTAGCGTTGAGTTTGTCTCGCAGAGGAACAGTCACATCAATTGATTGATTTTTCTTAGCTGCTACTTTGAAGCTTTGCCATTCAGTAGGTTTTGCTAATAAATCATTAGCATAATTAAAATAAACTAAATCTGTAGGGTTAACTACCTGATAAGCAGCTTTATATTTAGATTCAGGTAAATTAACAGTGCTAATATTTAACTGTAAATTCTTACTCGCAGGGAAAATATTCAAGTCTGAGGGAACCCAAATATCCCCAGCTAAATCTCCAGTATCATATTTAAGCGTGATGGGTTTACCCAAAGTTTGCCCAAACTTATCCTTAAGGTTTTCACTTATAGTAATTGTATAACTCTTAGCAGGTTCTAAAACATAAGGATTAATCCCGACAACTCTATCTTCGTCATTTACTCGTAAGATTCTAGAGATATCTTTTGGTACAGGATTAATTTTGATGTTTTCTTTAGCTGAATCTGCCAATAAAATATTATTAAATTCTAATTGCGGACTACCTTTGATAAACCTTCCATAGGTTCCCCCTGCATCCGGTTGTCCGTAAAAGCTGATTTTTTGAAATGCTAAAGGTGAATAAGTCTCCAACTTACTAGCAAATTCTTTCTCTGTGGGTAAATTGCCATAAGCCGGACGAATACCTGGAGAAAATACTAGGCGGTAATTAGTGGCTTTTTCTAAATTTTCTTGGGGAATAAGATTATAAATCCAATTGCGGGCTGAGGGGTCAAGTTTATTTAAAGGTTCTTCATTATCTGAAGGCTTATCTTCCTTGTTTAAGGTAACTTGAAAACGCACACCCTTATTTTTACCTTCCGGTATTAACTGTAAATGTTTTTGTACAGATTGTATATCTAACTCGACATTAGAAGTAAACTGTAATCTTGGTTTGACATCTATAGGTTCAGTATCAGCTTTCTCTATAGGATTCACACCGGGTAAGTTAGTAAGATTGATAGCCTCAGTATTAAAAGTCCAAGATAAATCTTTGTTTAACCGATGATTTTTTAAATCTGCTAAATCTGCTTTGAGAGTAACTTGTAATCGGGTAGCAATTGGCAATGCTTTATCAGCTTGAAATCCCACCATGCGCGGCGTTAAAAAGCGAAATTGCCCTGGTAATGGCGGCCAAAGCGCAAACTTTTGTAATAAATCCTGTTGTTGTGGACTGTCTAAACTTTCAACTGGAATTAAAGCCTCTTGAAAACGAATCCGAATTTGATTAGTTGTTTTAGCTTCCCCAATAGGACTAATTTGTTCAATCCAATCTGGTAATTGTGGTGGTTTCAGTGATAACACTGTTGGTAATTGTTCCCTACCTGAATTAATCCCAAAAAAACTACACCCTCCTATCCCTAACACCAACACCACAACAAAAAAACACCGTATAAAAGCTCTAATAATCATATTTTTATAAACTCTAAAATCCAGCAATTAACTCACACCTTCACTCTCAAACTCCGCGCCCCTCTGCGTTTAAAAAATAAAACTTATTCCCATAGATACCCAATTAAAAGCAGTTGTTCCAAAAACAACTACAATCCTTAACAATGAATTAGTTTTTAACTTTTATAAACAAAATTATTCAGGAATCGAATTATTTCCTGTTGTAGCTATCATTTAAAATCAATGCTCTTAAACAGGGTAGCCCCTGATGTTATTCATATATCGATCGCTCTCTAAAATGCAGCACACTATTAAACTGTTCCTAACTGTGCTGCTAATCTGCCTATTTATCCGCTTAATACCCTATTTTGCACCGATTCGTGCCGCAGATATTGCCCAAAATCAACTGGCAATGCAGTTTAGCGATCGCAATGGGCTACCATTAGGAACAATCCTCACCCGTGATCAAGAGCATACCTCAGTAGTACCACTAAATCAGGTATCCCCCCAATTCATCCAAGCACTGTTATCCGCCGAAGATGGTAGCTTCTACCATCACGGCGCATTAGATTTAAAAGCCATTGTCCGCGCCATCCAACAAGCCATCCACACCAAAAAAGTTGTTTCCGGCGCTTCCACAATTACCATGCAGTTAGCACGGATGTTAGAACCAGTTCCCCGCAACCTGTCGGGGAAAATCCAGGAGATTTGGCTGGCGTGGAAGTTAGCGGCTGGGATGAATAAAGATGAAATCCTCTCCGCATATATCAACCGCCTGCCAATGGGTGGCAATATATATGGTGTAGAAGCAGCCGCCCAAACTTACTTTTCCATCCCCGCCAGTGACTTAAACCTAGCCCAAGCCAGCTTGTTGGCAGCTATCCCCAATAACCCCACCTACTTCAACCCTTACGAACATGGGGAACGCCTCAAACAGCGACAAAAATACGTCCTCAATCGTATGGTACAGGAAGGGTATATCAGTGAGGCGATCGCCAATCGCACACTAAAAGAAAAAGTTGTCTTTCAGTCCAACCAACGCGGAATTATCGCCGCCCCACACTTCCTATTTTGGTTAGCAAATCAAATCTCACCTGACAAAAACGACAATCAATCCCCCCTTTTTAAGGGGGGTGGGGGGGATCAATCAGTTATCCGCACCACCATCAACCGTCCCTTACAACAATTCGTCCAAGCCCAAGTACAACAAGTAATTTCCACCCTCGCCCCCAACAACGTCCACGACGCAGCCGCCCTAGTAATTGACAACCACACAGGCGAAGTTCTCGCTTACGTCGGTTCACCAGATTACTTTAATCAAACCAAACTAGGACGCAACGACGGAGTACAAGCCCTACGCCAACCCGGTTCTACCCTCAAACCCTTCGTCTATGAATTAGCCCTAGAAAAAGGTTTAATTCGCCCTAACACCATCCTGGCAGATATCCCCACCCATTACGCCATCCCTGGCGCACAACTCTACAGTCCAACCGATTATACAGAAAAATTCCTCGGCCCCGTGCGAGTACGCATCGCCTTAGCCAATTCCCTCAACGTTCCAGCCGTTAGGGTATTAGAAAAAGTAGGTGTACCCACTTTCCTAGAACGCCTGCATCAACTAGGATTTACTCACCTCGACCAAACCCCTGAATACTACGGCTTAGGCTTAACCCTTGGTAGCGGTGAAGTTAGCCTCTGGGAACTAGCCCACGCCTACCTCACCATCGCCAGACAAGGACAACCCATTCCCGTAATTACCACCCTCTCCCCTTCTCTACGAGAGGCTGCGCCAACGGGTTCGCAGTCGCCTGCGGAGGGAAACCCTCCTACAGCTCTGTCTCACCACTCCCAACTCCCAACTCCCAACTCCCCGCCTCCCACAAATTGGCAACTAATCACCAACATCCTCAGCGACAACCACGCTCGTGCCACCGCTTTTGGTGTAGACTCAATATTAAACTTGCCCTTCCCCGTCGCTGTTAAAACTGGCACTTCTTCCAACTTTCGTGATACTTGGACAGTCGGCTTTACCAGCGACTACACCGTCGCTACCTGGGTAGGAAACTTCAACGGTGAACCCATGCGCCAAGTCTCCGGCGTAACAGGTGCAGCACCTTTATGGAATCGGATTATGCTGCATCTGCACGAACATGAAGAACCAGCCGCCTTTCCCCCTCCATCTGGTTTAGTAGAACTACCCATTTGTGCAGTTACCGGGTTACGCCCAACACCAGACTGTAACTCAGTAGTGCAAGAATATTTCTATCCAGAAGATAAAGCTAAATACGCACAGGAAACTCAGTTCACTTTGCCATCAGAGTATAACGAGTGGTTAGCCAAGCAACAATCAAGTTTTGTTGGCAACGACTTGAGAATTGTCTCTCCTCATGATGGCGATGTTTTCTTGTTGTATCCCAATGCAGCAGCACAACAATTAGAATTTAAGCTAACAGGAAATAAATCTGCGCCTGTAGAATGGTGGCTGAATGGCGAAAAATTGAATACACAGTCAGATAATTCGTTATTTTGGGCTTTGCGTCCCGGTAACTGGACTTTAGAAGTCAGAAGTGGAGCAACGAGCGATAAACTAAGCTTTCAGGTGAAGTTAGCAAATACTAAACCTACCCGCCAAGGATTTTCTATTGCTGATAAAGGTTAGTTCTTTTAGTTATAGCAGGAGGCAGTTGACAGCTGACAGTTGTTTTTTCTCCCCCCACTCCCACCCTTACGGGAAGCAAGCTACATCTCCCCCAACTCTACCCCTGTGAATTTCTACCAGTGTTGGGTTAAAAAAGAAACATGAAAATCATGAAATCCCTCACTAACTGGTTAGAAACCCATGCTAGCGCCCCTGCATACATCGGCTGGGTACTGGCGGGAGTTGCTGTTTGTTTTTTTGGTGCAGCGATTAATACAATGGCTGGCTGGCTGTATGCCATTAGCGGCGTAAGTTTTGCATTGTTGGGTATAGCTGCGATTTTACCACCGCGATCGCTCACAGGTTTATCTGTAACTCGTCGTCCCATCTCTCCCGTCTCAGCCGGGGATGACTTAATTTTAGAGTTAGAAATTCATAACTCCAGCAAGCAATCTGTTAGTTTGTTGCAAGTTGAGGATATATTACCTTTCGTTTTGAGTAAACCCATCAAACAGGCGATCGATACTATTCCTAGTCAAGAAAGCTACAAATGGGTACATTACCAAACTACCCAGCGTCGGGGTATTTATCGCTGGCACACCGTAGAATTAGGCACGGGTGCGCCTCTAGGTTTATTTTGGGCGCGTCGTCAGCACCAGTGTAATGCTACTGCCATCGTGTATCCGACTGTACTACCACTAACTACCTGTCCCCTGGTTGATGAACTGGGGCAAGAAGAAAGTCAACGGAGTGAGTACCGTGGTAAACCCTTGCAAACAGCCACATCTGGGTTAGTGCGATCGCTACGTCCTTATCGTATTGGCGATCCTACCCGCCTAGTTCACTGGCGCACCAGCGCCCGTTATGGTGAGTTACGGGTACGTGAGTTAGAAATGGTGACAAGTGGACAGGATATTATTATCGCCCTGGATAGTGCGGGCAATTGGGAAGAGGAAAATTTTGAACAGGCAGTAATTACCGCAGCTTCATTGTACTTTTACGCACAAAATCAACAATTGCAAGTGCAGATGTGGACTGCATCAACAGGGTTAGTCAAAGGTGAAAGTGTCGTTTTAGAAACACTAGCAGCCACTAAATATTTAGAAGAACCTACAAATCCAGAACCGGAAAACTCACCTTGTATTTGGTTGGCACAAAACACTCTCACCCTTTCTAATCTGCCTCAAGGTAGTCGTTGGGTCTTATGGCAGGATGTAGCATCATTAAAACAACAAGTAGTAATTAACAAAGATTACCCAGGCATCACCATAGATCAAGAAAAGCCATTGCAACTTCAACTTCAACAATCCTTGCATTCATTGTGAAATTATATTTATAGGATTGAAAATTTCAATGAATATTGACAATCTATCCCATTTTGGATTTTAGATTTTGGATTTTGGATTGTGAAATGGTTTACTGGTGAGCTTTTCAGGAATCCATTTGTCGCAATCATTTTTCAAATTGGTTTTAGTTATTCTTGATGCCTGCCATTTCCTTGATCCCATGCCTTTTGACAACATTCATGTTTGAGAAATTATAAAAAATATTGCAAAAACCAAGTTAGAGAAATTCCTCAGCAATACCTTAGTGACGCTGAGGTACAATGCAAAGATATTTGAATATTTAACCGCCGATCCCCATGATTTCATCAGAAGCTAACTCAAAATCCAGCGAGAAAAGCCTAGAGGCAATGCGCCATTTTTCAGAACAATATGCTAAACGTACAGGTACTTACTTTTGTTCTGAACCATCTGTTACCGCAGTCGTAATTGAAGGATTAGCCAAACATAAAGACGAATTAGGTGCGCCTTTGTGTCCTTGTCGTCACTACGAAGACAAAGAAGCAGAAGTGAAAGCTTCCTACTGGAACTGTCCTTGCGTCCCCATGAGAGAACGCAAAGATTGCCATTGTATGCTATTCCTCACACCAGAGAACGAATTTGCCGGACAAAGCCAAGAAATATCTCTAGATACGATTAAAGAAGTACGAGACAGCATGGGATGAGTGAAACCATGCCCCTGGAGTTTTGGCAAGGTGTAGAACAATTTAACGCTGGCAAGTTCTACGCCTGTCACGACACCTTAGAGGCTTTATGGATTGAAGCCAGTGAACCAGAAAAAACCTTTTATCAAGGGATTTTACAAATCGCCGTTGGTCTTTATCATTTAGGTAATCGTAACTGGCGAGGTGCAGTAATTTTACTAGGGGAAGGCAGCAACCGCCTGCGACGTTATCCTGAAGTTTTTGGAAATATTGATGTATATGAATTACTAAACCAGAGCGCAGGCTTGTTAAAAGCATTACAAGAAATCGGCCCGGAAAACATTAATTACGACAATCTCAACGATAACCCAGACCTAGCCTTTCCAACAATTGCGATCGCCAACGATTAAGAGGAAGCAGAAAGATAGGGGAATGAGAAACTGATTCTTGTTCCCTCTTTTTGTATGGAGACAAGGGAGAGGGGGGAGATAGGGAAGAATAATAACTGTCAACTGTCAACTGTCAATTGTCAACGAAACTTTCACCCTGAGCCTAGCGTCAAGATTTCAGCCTGCAATTATCTCAAATTACTGCCGATAGGAGATTATATTTTTGGAGAATGTAGTTGAGATAATTTAATATATAGCCGTAGTCAGATACGTTAGGACATCTCCAAAGCCTGAATGCTAGAAGTAGTAAGACTTTCCCTCCTGCCTCCTGCCTTCTGCTATACAAGCCACAATCCCAAATACAAACTTGCTATGATACCTAGCTATAAACTGCCTCTTTTAAAAATGCGTCGCCTGGGATTAGCTTTACTGCTACCTGTGGCATTTTTGGGTACTGTAACCCTACCTCACCAATTATCAAGCGTCACAGCACAAACGCCTGCGGCAAATCGTCCGCTTACTATCCGCTCGGATATTCAAGAATACGATTCCAAAAATCAGGTGATTACCGCTCGTGGGAATGTGCAGATGTTATACCCGGCGCGACAAATTCAAGCAACATCGGCTCAAGCTCAGTATTTCAGCAAGGAACGCCGGATTGATTTCATGGGTAATGTCTATATTTTGCAGCAAGGTGGCAATAGTATCCGCGCTGAAAAGGTAACATACTTGATTGATGAAGGACGATTTGTGGCGTTACCACAATCCAATCGTCAGGTAGAATCCGTTTATATGGTGGATGACGCAGAGCTTAATAATCAAGCTAATACACCTGCGCCCAAAACACCAGGGTTACGCCGTTCTAATTAGCATCAACCAACAAGACAACACAGTTATAGTGAAAATTGTTCTAGAAAATATTCACAAGTCTTACGGTAAGCGAGTAATTGTTAATCGCGTTAGTCTTTCTGTGGCTCAGGGGGAAATCGTTGGTTTACTGGGGCCTAACGGTGCTGGTAAAACAACGACATTCTACATTGCCACAGGTTTAGAAAAACCGAATCAAGGGCGAGTCTGGCTGGATAGCTTAGATATTACTGGCTTACCAATGCACAAAAGAGCAAGATTAGGCATCGGCTATTTAGCACAGGAAGCAAGCGTTTTCCGTCAGCTTTCAGTACAAGATAATATTCTTTTAGTATTTGAACAAACTAATGTACCACGTAGGGAGTGGTCAAAGCGGCTGCATACTCTACTGCGAGAGTTCCGCTTAGAAAAAGTCGCCCGAAGTAAAGGGATTCAACTTTCCGGGGGGGAGAGGAGGCGGACAGAATTAGCTAGGGCTATAGCAGCCGGACGAGAAGGGCCAAAATTCTTATTGTTGGATGAACCATTTGCAGGCGTTGATCCCATTGCAGTATTTGAGATTCAGCAAATTATCGCACAACTGCGCGATCGCGGCATGGGCATCTTAATTACAGACCACAACGTCCGCGAAACCCTAGCCATTACTGAACGCGCCTACATCCTCCGCGAAGGCCAAATTCTCGCCTACGGCAATACTGAAGAACTCTACAATAATCCCCTTGTACGGCAATATTATTTAGGTGACAACTTTCAACTTTAGTAATTGTTGTTGACTGTTGACGGTTAACTGTTAACCGCTAACTACGAACTTGTACTGAGCGTAGTCGTACCACTCCGTGGAAGCAAGCTACGCGGAGCGTCTGTCTCCGACACGCTACGCGAACGAAGAGAAGTATTACGAATTACGAATTACGAATTACAAATTATATCTATGGTAGCCAAGAACTTTTCGTCCTTCTATACCTTCAATTCGCTACTGCCTTTGACAATTATGGATCGCTATTTGATCAGCGAATTGCTCCCGACATTTTTATTTGGCGTTGGGGCTTTTTCATCAATTGGCGTGACGATTGATGCTGTATTTGAGCTAGTTAGAAGAGTAGTAGAATCTGGGCTACCTATTAGTATTGCCGTGCAGGTTTTCTTATTAAAGTTGCCTAATTTTATTGTGTTAGCTTTTCCTATGTCTACACTGTTGGCAACTTTGATGACTTACAGTCGCCTTTCTAGCGAAAGCGAATTGATTGCCTTGCGTGGTTGTGGTGTCAGCGTCTATCGTATGGTAATGACTGCGGTAATGTTGAGTTTGGTCGTCACAGGACTAACATTTCTATTTAACGAGCAAATTGCCCCAGCCGCAAATTATCAAGCATCCTTGACTTTAGACAGAGCGTTAAAATCAGATAAACCTACATTTAAACAACAAAATATTTTTTACCCCGAATATCGGGATGGAAAAGACAAGGATGGAACTAAAACCAAGATACTAACGCGCCTATTTTATGCCGACCAGTTTGATGGTAAGCAGATGAGAGGACTAACTATTATAGACCGTTCAGAAGAAGGTTTAAATCAAATAGTGGTGGCAGAATCTGCCGAGTGGAATGGAGCGCAAAGCGTTTGGGATTTTTATAATGGTACTATCTATTTAGTCGCGCCCGATCGCTCTTATCGAAATATTCTCAGGTTTGAAAAGCAACAACTCAAACTACCCCGCACACCCCTAAGCTTGGCAGAACAGAGCCGCGACTATGGGGAAATGAATATTTCCCAAGCTTTGGAACAGTTGAATATTGAACGCTTGGGTGGCGATCGCCAAAAAATCCGTAAACTAGAAGTAAGAATCCAACAGAAATTTGCCTTACCTTTTGTCTGTGTTGTCTTTGGTTTAGTCGGCGCAGCAATGGGAACCATACCCCAACGCACAGGTAAAGCTACTAGTTTCGGTATTAGTGTAATAGTAATTTTTGGCTACTATTTACTCAGTTTTATTACTGGTGCTTTAGCACAAGCTAGAGTTTTTTCTCCCTTCATCGGCGCATGGCTACCCAACTTGATCGGGCTAGGTATAGGAATATTGTTATTAGTGCGTGTCGCTCAACGTTGAGGCATTTCATAATGATTACTGAAAGATATCAATCGTTCTGACTTTTCACGATATTTGCAAAACTACTCTACGTAGGGTAATCAATTATTTTCCAGATTAACCAATTTACATAAAAAATATGAAAAGACCTTTAATACAAAGAATTTTTCAAAAACGTAGTAATTCTATTCTTCAAAAAGTTGTATTTTTAGGCGGTCGGTCTCACTTTCCTAGCGTTCGTGTTCGATGTATTGAAGTAGCTAATGCTATTGGCTGTGATTATATAACTGATGTAGACTCAATTGCTGATATTCCCAAAGATAAAGAAATTTTTATTTGCGTTAAACCTCTCTTTAATAAGGAATGTTTAGCAGATTTACAAAAGCGGGGAATTGTTATTTGGGATATTCACGATAACTACTGTCCACGCGATTTTATTGATTATTATCTTGTAAGTAGTAAAGGTGCTTATCAGAAGTTTTGCTCTTA
Above is a genomic segment from Nostoc sp. MS1 containing:
- a CDS encoding alpha-2-macroglobulin family protein, whose amino-acid sequence is MIIRAFIRCFFVVVLVLGIGGCSFFGINSGREQLPTVLSLKPPQLPDWIEQISPIGEAKTTNQIRIRFQEALIPVESLDSPQQQDLLQKFALWPPLPGQFRFLTPRMVGFQADKALPIATRLQVTLKADLADLKNHRLNKDLSWTFNTEAINLTNLPGVNPIEKADTEPIDVKPRLQFTSNVELDIQSVQKHLQLIPEGKNKGVRFQVTLNKEDKPSDNEEPLNKLDPSARNWIYNLIPQENLEKATNYRLVFSPGIRPAYGNLPTEKEFASKLETYSPLAFQKISFYGQPDAGGTYGRFIKGSPQLEFNNILLADSAKENIKINPVPKDISRILRVNDEDRVVGINPYVLEPAKSYTITISENLKDKFGQTLGKPITLKYDTGDLAGDIWVPSDLNIFPASKNLQLNISTVNLPESKYKAAYQVVNPTDLVYFNYANDLLAKPTEWQSFKVAAKKNQSIDVTVPLRDKLNANTGMLAYGVQARTNKYLDNGKELWREPTTYGLVELTNLGVFTQWFPESGLIRVNHLTDGAPVKGANIEIYQSNLQAKSRPEPVPCAVGKTDENGTLRINREEMQRCNSSKKAPELLVIAKENQDWAFTRTEEYSGIYGYGIDAGWQDGKPESRGVIFSDRQLYQPGEKAWFTGVADYLQNGVIQQDKNAVYQLTLINTDGQKTDLGTQTTNEFGTFSLELPINKNQRLGYYTIQAKGKNGLEISGEFRVAEFKPPNFKVEVNLDKQFAYIDDQVGISTASNYLFGAPVEGGEAKYFVTRQQTNFIPKGWEEFTFGRQWFWPEETPTVPTEVSQTNSQLDANGKSSQAVTVAKDLPYPMNYQVDVQVADVSNLSVANSKTFTALPSNRLIGLKNNFIADAGKAFPIEVVVTEPTGKPITGQRVHVELQQIKYSSVTQLVEGSQTPKNQVEYKTVAQTEITSTNNPQSVNLTPTESGAYRIRVNFSDAKSELTATDAQIWVTGGNEVFWGDRDKNVLEVKLDKKEFKVGETATALIQSPYPDAELYFAIIKDQPIYQQLTKVKGSAPQIQFQVTPEMLPNAAVEAVLVRQGKPINQVDVGSLDKLVKIGFTPFKVNLQDKYLKLQVKPVQASLEPGAEETVQLELKDNQGNSTKGQFTVMVVNEAVLQLSGYRPPNLVDTVYAEQPISTRFSDNRPQVIIQPQDIAKPKGWGYGGGFSSGAANTRTRTDFQALAYYNGSVLTDANGNAQITFKLPDDLTTWRVMAVATDGNLRFGNGDATFITTKPLLTNAILPQFVRPGDHILAGLSVTNNTGNTGNLEINGELSGTVKFNSKNPTATSLQTKAESATQAYRFPMVADKVGLGTVRFTTQLNGTAADAFAVPLEVKPIEITEQVVETGVSQKQVKIPLNVDQNTFMEAGGLDIQLASTLIPEIKAPAKQVLTNNDLPFTEPAASQLIIATNLQKIAQKYGQAFADFNPNQQANLAIEQLQKLQIADGGFAAFPGQEKSDPWVSAYAAESLVKASQVFPNSVDSGMLSRLETYLQKILANPGQHNFCTQQLCKRQLQLQALIALAELGDKRNTFLTDIYAQRNDFDLVTQIKLARYLTQFPEWQDESQQLLNKLQQNIYQTGRTAVITLPSSWGWMSSSTTAQAQALRLFIAKQSQPEVIDKLLQSLLALRRDGTWQNDYDNAQALTALVEYSQLQPTPPNFVATVQLAGRKLGENRFAGYQNPSLQLNVPMNQLPRGRHDVTLQKSGNGTLHYLLAYNYRLQGNQPGRFNGLRITREISQVNAQEVLQKTGIYALDKPLTLAPGQVFDIGLEIICDRPVNHLVIKDPLPAGLEAVDTSFQTTTAALQAKADSWELGYRNIYRDRIIAYADHLEPGVYSLHYLVRSVTPGTFSWPGAEVHLQYAPEEFGRTAESTLEVKESN
- the pbpC gene encoding penicillin-binding protein 1C encodes the protein MLFIYRSLSKMQHTIKLFLTVLLICLFIRLIPYFAPIRAADIAQNQLAMQFSDRNGLPLGTILTRDQEHTSVVPLNQVSPQFIQALLSAEDGSFYHHGALDLKAIVRAIQQAIHTKKVVSGASTITMQLARMLEPVPRNLSGKIQEIWLAWKLAAGMNKDEILSAYINRLPMGGNIYGVEAAAQTYFSIPASDLNLAQASLLAAIPNNPTYFNPYEHGERLKQRQKYVLNRMVQEGYISEAIANRTLKEKVVFQSNQRGIIAAPHFLFWLANQISPDKNDNQSPLFKGGGGDQSVIRTTINRPLQQFVQAQVQQVISTLAPNNVHDAAALVIDNHTGEVLAYVGSPDYFNQTKLGRNDGVQALRQPGSTLKPFVYELALEKGLIRPNTILADIPTHYAIPGAQLYSPTDYTEKFLGPVRVRIALANSLNVPAVRVLEKVGVPTFLERLHQLGFTHLDQTPEYYGLGLTLGSGEVSLWELAHAYLTIARQGQPIPVITTLSPSLREAAPTGSQSPAEGNPPTALSHHSQLPTPNSPPPTNWQLITNILSDNHARATAFGVDSILNLPFPVAVKTGTSSNFRDTWTVGFTSDYTVATWVGNFNGEPMRQVSGVTGAAPLWNRIMLHLHEHEEPAAFPPPSGLVELPICAVTGLRPTPDCNSVVQEYFYPEDKAKYAQETQFTLPSEYNEWLAKQQSSFVGNDLRIVSPHDGDVFLLYPNAAAQQLEFKLTGNKSAPVEWWLNGEKLNTQSDNSLFWALRPGNWTLEVRSGATSDKLSFQVKLANTKPTRQGFSIADKG
- a CDS encoding DUF58 domain-containing protein, whose protein sequence is MKIMKSLTNWLETHASAPAYIGWVLAGVAVCFFGAAINTMAGWLYAISGVSFALLGIAAILPPRSLTGLSVTRRPISPVSAGDDLILELEIHNSSKQSVSLLQVEDILPFVLSKPIKQAIDTIPSQESYKWVHYQTTQRRGIYRWHTVELGTGAPLGLFWARRQHQCNATAIVYPTVLPLTTCPLVDELGQEESQRSEYRGKPLQTATSGLVRSLRPYRIGDPTRLVHWRTSARYGELRVRELEMVTSGQDIIIALDSAGNWEEENFEQAVITAASLYFYAQNQQLQVQMWTASTGLVKGESVVLETLAATKYLEEPTNPEPENSPCIWLAQNTLTLSNLPQGSRWVLWQDVASLKQQVVINKDYPGITIDQEKPLQLQLQQSLHSL
- a CDS encoding ferredoxin thioredoxin reductase catalytic beta subunit: MISSEANSKSSEKSLEAMRHFSEQYAKRTGTYFCSEPSVTAVVIEGLAKHKDELGAPLCPCRHYEDKEAEVKASYWNCPCVPMRERKDCHCMLFLTPENEFAGQSQEISLDTIKEVRDSMG
- a CDS encoding DUF309 domain-containing protein → MSETMPLEFWQGVEQFNAGKFYACHDTLEALWIEASEPEKTFYQGILQIAVGLYHLGNRNWRGAVILLGEGSNRLRRYPEVFGNIDVYELLNQSAGLLKALQEIGPENINYDNLNDNPDLAFPTIAIAND
- a CDS encoding LptA/OstA family protein gives rise to the protein MIPSYKLPLLKMRRLGLALLLPVAFLGTVTLPHQLSSVTAQTPAANRPLTIRSDIQEYDSKNQVITARGNVQMLYPARQIQATSAQAQYFSKERRIDFMGNVYILQQGGNSIRAEKVTYLIDEGRFVALPQSNRQVESVYMVDDAELNNQANTPAPKTPGLRRSN
- the lptB gene encoding LPS export ABC transporter ATP-binding protein, which gives rise to MKIVLENIHKSYGKRVIVNRVSLSVAQGEIVGLLGPNGAGKTTTFYIATGLEKPNQGRVWLDSLDITGLPMHKRARLGIGYLAQEASVFRQLSVQDNILLVFEQTNVPRREWSKRLHTLLREFRLEKVARSKGIQLSGGERRRTELARAIAAGREGPKFLLLDEPFAGVDPIAVFEIQQIIAQLRDRGMGILITDHNVRETLAITERAYILREGQILAYGNTEELYNNPLVRQYYLGDNFQL